A single region of the Paraburkholderia megapolitana genome encodes:
- a CDS encoding DUF1349 domain-containing protein — protein sequence MASLHELSWFNAPQASEIRSGALWVKTADHTDFWRGTFYDFWRDTGHFGYVTVTGDFSAEVTVDARYEVLYDQAGLMMRQSEAHWIKAGTEFSDGQLCMSVVVTNNYSDWSMQPLASSANALRLRLTRHGSAVRIQYLRESDKRWQLVRLAYFPPTENIDVGVMCCSPERAGFEVTFRDFQVGPAIDRSLHDE from the coding sequence ATGGCAAGTTTGCATGAGCTGAGTTGGTTTAACGCGCCGCAGGCATCTGAGATTCGCTCCGGCGCCTTGTGGGTCAAAACCGCTGATCACACCGATTTCTGGCGCGGGACTTTCTATGACTTCTGGCGCGATACGGGTCATTTTGGATACGTCACCGTGACAGGAGATTTTTCCGCAGAGGTCACGGTCGATGCTCGCTACGAAGTCCTGTACGACCAGGCCGGTTTGATGATGCGTCAAAGCGAGGCGCACTGGATCAAAGCCGGGACAGAATTCTCTGACGGTCAACTCTGCATGTCTGTCGTCGTTACCAATAACTATTCCGACTGGTCGATGCAGCCTCTGGCGAGCTCGGCCAACGCGTTGCGATTGCGCTTGACGAGGCACGGTTCAGCCGTACGGATTCAATATCTACGCGAATCGGACAAGCGGTGGCAACTCGTGAGACTGGCGTATTTTCCGCCTACCGAAAACATCGACGTAGGCGTGATGTGCTGCTCTCCGGAGCGCGCTGGCTTTGAAGTGACATTTCGCGATTTTCAGGTGGGGCCAGCAATCGACCGGAGCCTCCACGACGAATAG
- a CDS encoding RidA family protein, producing the protein MKNLSISVCLSFVLMSAGLTQSFAADYVSGPFEKSRAYSTAVVTDGGHMVFLAGEGGNRDANGKDISNDLDAQIELIFSNFSKTLKKVGGTNADITTMTVFIKDEKDGDTFVRLRKKYFPDGNYPASSLITIKDLAQPGWKIEVEGVAVVGDKCTKGQCVSGN; encoded by the coding sequence ATGAAAAATCTGTCCATAAGCGTGTGTCTGTCGTTCGTCCTGATGTCAGCCGGACTCACCCAAAGCTTCGCCGCGGACTACGTCAGCGGTCCATTCGAGAAAAGCCGTGCGTACTCGACAGCCGTTGTCACTGATGGTGGTCACATGGTTTTTCTGGCGGGGGAAGGCGGAAACCGGGATGCGAACGGGAAGGACATATCGAACGATCTGGATGCCCAGATCGAACTGATTTTCTCGAACTTCTCGAAGACGCTCAAGAAAGTAGGCGGTACGAACGCCGATATCACGACGATGACTGTCTTCATCAAGGACGAAAAGGATGGAGATACGTTCGTCAGGTTGAGGAAAAAATACTTTCCCGACGGCAACTACCCTGCGAGCTCTCTGATCACGATCAAGGATCTGGCCCAGCCTGGATGGAAGATCGAAGTTGAAGGTGTGGCTGTCGTCGGCGATAAGTGCACGAAGGGCCAGTGCGTGAGTGGTAACTAA
- a CDS encoding xanthine dehydrogenase family protein molybdopterin-binding subunit, which translates to MTSRRQLLKMGGGLAISFSLPLFMPRSISPAYAVTGNETEAPKSQDAGHIGAWLSIARNGAVTLYAGKVELGTGVQTALAQLVAEELDVSVASVTVAMGDTSIAIDQGGTFGSMTIKNSALPVRRACATARMFLVKQASNALVVPISQLSTRDGYVRVTSNPQRAVAYGDVIPPTWATLPVDKEATLKRAAAFNVIGKPVQRIDLPEKVAGTHAYLQNLRLPGMVHARVIHPPLSGATLIDVDRKSVTDLPGFIAVFVKHNFVAVVCEQEFQAVSASRMLVVKWKLPQDSIESSAIYDTMRAEQGETEELRQAGDARHAFDKASRRLSVTYRTPYQTHGSIGPSCGVADVKNDSAVVWSATQSSFGTRDAIAALINLPASQVRLIWVEGSGCYGHNGADDASAEAAVLSQAFKRPVRVQWMRHDEHGWDPKGPAMEIQVKGSIDATGRVDSWAYLVSTPTHISRPFGNAGNLLPGRMLGLSPKPIRYGGDDCARTLYHFPDERVAVRWLPDGALRPSAMRGLGAVANAFANESFLDELASLSSRDPVELRLAHLSDTRAIAVLREVRAISNWATRRVNANKRGATVREGVGVALAQLEPGGAYVAMVCQASVDTHSGEIRVTRVFVAHDCGLIVNPDGLRNQIQGGVIQALSRSLKEEVHFDSKAMLSLDWTSYPILRFSELPSEITISLLNRPDQPPVGAGEPVALTVAPAISNAVFHATGVRLRKTPFTSAEFKANY; encoded by the coding sequence ATGACCAGCCGCCGGCAGCTTCTGAAAATGGGCGGTGGTCTCGCCATATCGTTTTCGCTTCCGTTGTTCATGCCACGGTCGATTTCGCCTGCGTATGCGGTTACAGGCAATGAAACGGAAGCGCCAAAATCGCAGGACGCGGGACATATAGGCGCATGGCTCTCGATCGCAAGGAATGGCGCGGTTACGTTGTACGCAGGGAAGGTGGAACTTGGCACCGGCGTGCAGACGGCACTCGCACAACTCGTTGCTGAGGAGCTTGACGTATCGGTTGCGAGCGTGACGGTGGCAATGGGCGACACTTCCATTGCTATCGATCAGGGAGGGACGTTTGGCAGCATGACGATCAAGAACAGCGCACTACCGGTACGCCGCGCGTGCGCGACGGCCCGGATGTTTCTGGTCAAGCAGGCGTCGAACGCGTTGGTGGTGCCGATAAGTCAGTTGAGTACCCGGGACGGATATGTCCGCGTAACCTCAAATCCGCAACGCGCGGTTGCATATGGCGATGTGATCCCGCCAACATGGGCGACGCTGCCGGTCGATAAAGAGGCAACGTTAAAGCGAGCAGCCGCTTTTAATGTAATTGGCAAGCCGGTTCAGCGGATTGATCTGCCGGAGAAGGTGGCCGGTACTCACGCGTACCTTCAGAATCTACGGCTACCGGGCATGGTGCACGCTCGCGTGATTCATCCGCCGCTCAGTGGCGCAACGTTGATCGACGTGGATCGGAAGAGCGTGACTGATCTGCCGGGATTCATCGCTGTTTTCGTCAAGCATAATTTTGTTGCGGTCGTCTGCGAGCAGGAGTTCCAGGCGGTCTCCGCGTCACGGATGCTCGTAGTCAAATGGAAGTTGCCGCAAGACTCGATCGAGAGCTCTGCGATATATGACACGATGCGTGCGGAGCAGGGTGAGACTGAGGAATTGCGTCAAGCTGGCGATGCCCGCCACGCTTTTGACAAGGCGTCGAGGCGCCTGAGCGTCACCTATCGGACACCGTATCAAACTCACGGGTCGATCGGACCTTCCTGTGGGGTCGCAGATGTCAAGAATGACTCTGCGGTTGTATGGTCCGCGACCCAAAGTTCGTTTGGGACACGCGATGCCATCGCTGCTCTGATCAATCTGCCAGCAAGCCAAGTGCGTCTTATCTGGGTAGAAGGTTCCGGATGCTACGGTCATAACGGCGCGGACGACGCATCGGCTGAAGCCGCGGTTCTTTCGCAGGCCTTTAAACGCCCCGTCCGCGTGCAATGGATGAGGCATGACGAACACGGTTGGGATCCCAAAGGTCCCGCAATGGAAATTCAGGTTAAAGGCAGTATCGACGCAACAGGAAGGGTTGATAGCTGGGCATACCTGGTGTCCACTCCGACGCACATCTCGCGGCCGTTTGGTAATGCGGGAAACCTGTTGCCGGGCAGAATGCTGGGGTTGTCACCCAAGCCGATTCGCTACGGCGGAGACGATTGTGCAAGAACGCTTTACCACTTTCCTGACGAAAGAGTCGCGGTACGCTGGCTACCCGATGGCGCCCTGCGTCCTTCCGCGATGCGTGGTCTTGGAGCAGTGGCAAATGCATTCGCGAATGAGTCGTTTCTCGATGAGTTAGCCAGTCTTTCTTCGCGCGATCCAGTCGAGTTACGCCTCGCGCATCTGAGCGACACGCGTGCGATCGCGGTTCTTCGAGAGGTGAGGGCGATATCGAATTGGGCTACGCGTCGTGTCAATGCGAACAAGCGTGGTGCCACGGTTCGCGAGGGTGTTGGGGTTGCGCTCGCACAACTTGAGCCCGGTGGAGCTTATGTCGCGATGGTGTGCCAGGCTTCGGTGGACACTCACAGTGGCGAGATTCGTGTCACGCGTGTGTTTGTCGCACACGACTGCGGTTTGATTGTGAATCCTGACGGGCTACGCAACCAGATACAAGGGGGCGTGATTCAGGCGCTTAGCCGTTCGCTCAAGGAAGAAGTGCACTTTGACAGCAAAGCAATGCTGTCGCTGGACTGGACGAGTTACCCCATCCTGCGTTTTAGCGAATTACCGTCGGAGATCACGATTTCGTTGTTGAACCGTCCTGATCAGCCGCCGGTCGGTGCAGGTGAGCCGGTCGCGTTGACCGTCGCACCTGCAATCAGTAATGCAGTATTCCATGCGACCGGTGTTCGACTTCGAAAAACACCCTTTACCTCCGCAGAGTTCAAGGCGAACTACTGA
- a CDS encoding LysR family transcriptional regulator, giving the protein MHNFGFDLRQLRAFVTVASELNFLRAAHLLHVSQPTLSQTIRQLEGTLGVSLFNRNTRSVALTEAGEELVKDAKKILDYAQKFIENADDHVRGIRGVLNVGFLTGTGVDLMPEVLRAFGEKYPEVRVLVKEFDFSKPEAGINEGMDVAILRPPVSTEGVELEILLEETCVACLPQAHRLAKAANLSIYDLLDEPIVAAPSQGIWRNYWIADDYRGGRGAKVVHEAATVESELQAVASGRGISITALSTALFYSRPGVVFPPIRDMPPCRIAVALPQTATKAARNFADIAVNVAEAHRAREAVSPAGHRASQRANPSIQ; this is encoded by the coding sequence ATGCATAACTTTGGATTCGATCTGCGGCAATTGCGTGCCTTCGTGACGGTCGCCTCCGAACTCAACTTCCTTCGGGCCGCGCATCTATTGCACGTGTCGCAGCCGACACTTTCGCAGACCATCCGGCAACTGGAAGGAACCCTCGGCGTCTCCCTTTTCAATCGCAACACCCGCAGCGTTGCCCTAACGGAAGCGGGTGAAGAACTGGTCAAAGACGCGAAAAAGATTCTGGACTACGCCCAAAAATTCATCGAGAACGCGGACGATCATGTTCGGGGAATACGAGGCGTACTCAATGTGGGGTTCCTGACAGGTACAGGTGTTGACTTGATGCCCGAGGTATTGCGTGCCTTTGGTGAAAAATATCCAGAGGTCCGCGTGCTGGTCAAAGAGTTCGACTTCTCAAAGCCGGAGGCAGGCATCAATGAGGGTATGGATGTCGCGATACTCAGGCCACCGGTTAGCACCGAGGGTGTTGAACTTGAGATCCTGCTCGAAGAAACGTGCGTGGCATGCCTGCCTCAGGCTCATCGTCTGGCCAAGGCCGCTAACCTGAGCATTTATGACCTTCTGGACGAGCCCATCGTCGCGGCGCCCAGCCAGGGTATCTGGCGCAATTACTGGATTGCTGACGACTACCGTGGCGGACGAGGAGCCAAAGTCGTTCACGAAGCCGCAACGGTGGAGAGCGAACTTCAGGCGGTCGCATCAGGACGCGGCATCAGCATCACTGCATTGTCGACAGCCCTCTTCTATTCGAGGCCAGGCGTCGTTTTCCCTCCCATTCGTGATATGCCGCCCTGTCGGATAGCGGTCGCCCTGCCTCAGACGGCCACGAAGGCGGCGCGCAATTTTGCTGATATTGCGGTGAATGTCGCTGAAGCGCACCGTGCGCGCGAAGCCGTCTCACCGGCTGGTCATCGAGCGTCCCAGCGAGCTAACCCTTCAATTCAGTAG
- a CDS encoding aspartate aminotransferase family protein produces MWDDTGKEYIDCTAQAWSNNLGANDPRVVEAAIAQTREMMHIRPNFDSLPRRALVKKLREIAPGNLNQIGFALHGSLAGEMAMKLAVKNRPGAQNLIVLQDGYHGRSLATLGASWPHPNNPFLPIQPRFTRVPHPYPYRSRLGMDPEMESQLCLGLLEDAIVKGVDGPVAAVMMEPIQGNGGHIEFPRSYYKGVREICDRHGILFILDEVQTGFGRMGTMWASEYYDVLPDIIVFGKGVGGGFPLAGILADDRLTWFDEGEDALTFGHFPVSLAAGVATIEAIQADNLCAKAKESGEYATQRLLEMQKRHKLIGEVRCPGLMVSFELVTDREKKTPARHESQEVYRLGVERGVLFGESRYAGLGNLIKIKPPLDIERPLLARALDVLDEVLGIIEENVK; encoded by the coding sequence GTGTGGGACGACACGGGCAAGGAGTACATCGATTGCACGGCGCAGGCGTGGTCCAACAACCTCGGTGCAAATGACCCACGGGTGGTCGAGGCGGCAATCGCTCAAACCCGCGAGATGATGCACATCCGGCCGAACTTCGACTCGCTGCCGCGTCGCGCGCTGGTCAAGAAGCTGCGGGAAATCGCTCCTGGGAACCTGAACCAGATCGGCTTTGCGTTGCATGGCAGCCTCGCTGGCGAAATGGCGATGAAGCTGGCCGTCAAGAATCGTCCCGGTGCGCAGAACCTGATCGTCCTGCAGGACGGATACCACGGTCGCTCACTGGCGACGCTGGGCGCCAGCTGGCCGCATCCGAACAATCCGTTCCTGCCGATCCAGCCGAGATTTACACGTGTTCCGCATCCCTATCCGTATCGCAGTCGCCTCGGGATGGACCCCGAGATGGAGTCGCAGTTGTGCCTCGGGCTCCTCGAGGACGCCATCGTCAAAGGGGTCGACGGTCCTGTCGCCGCGGTGATGATGGAGCCGATACAGGGAAATGGCGGTCACATAGAGTTTCCGCGTTCGTATTACAAGGGGGTACGTGAAATCTGCGATCGCCATGGCATCCTGTTCATTCTGGACGAGGTTCAGACAGGCTTCGGCCGCATGGGCACGATGTGGGCCTCGGAGTACTACGATGTTTTGCCCGACATCATTGTGTTCGGCAAAGGCGTCGGCGGTGGTTTCCCGCTCGCGGGTATTCTCGCCGACGACCGTCTCACGTGGTTCGATGAAGGAGAAGATGCACTCACTTTTGGTCACTTCCCCGTATCGCTCGCGGCAGGCGTAGCCACGATTGAAGCCATTCAGGCAGACAACCTTTGCGCGAAAGCAAAGGAATCGGGCGAATATGCAACCCAGCGACTGCTTGAGATGCAGAAGCGCCACAAGCTGATTGGCGAGGTCCGCTGCCCGGGTCTAATGGTGTCGTTCGAGCTTGTCACCGATCGGGAAAAGAAGACGCCCGCACGTCACGAATCGCAGGAGGTGTATCGGCTCGGCGTTGAGCGTGGTGTGCTGTTCGGCGAAAGTCGCTACGCGGGCCTGGGCAATCTCATCAAGATCAAGCCGCCGCTGGACATCGAGCGTCCTTTGCTTGCGCGCGCCCTTGATGTCCTCGACGAGGTACTGGGAATTATCGAGGAGAACGTCAAATGA
- a CDS encoding glycoside hydrolase family 3 N-terminal domain-containing protein — translation MNDLIQDAHAVLLPAFGGLELDDVVLRYLDNGGVSILLGESREEYVARAMSDERRAHETAAHFERVVELARRHAGRGVIVAIDQELGGIQRLHRLAPALPDFETARSLSADEITQQSAAVATAARGLGVNLFLAPIIDVVTGINPWLERRNLGADATEVSRIACAFVRGVQAAGVAASAKHFPGHPVTELDPALHEAVVKATLDELQPTIGVFRDVIDAGVSAVMAGPALVPAIDADKPSSTSHDTLSFLRGELAFQGLIVSDDIDAPGILRGRTIAATAVASLVAGADLLLVSSQSGLDVIVGTIVEAVKSGALAQERLAEAAHRVRSLARNLETGRAVGTLTSRST, via the coding sequence TTGAACGATCTTATTCAGGACGCTCACGCGGTCCTGCTCCCGGCCTTTGGCGGTCTTGAACTCGACGACGTGGTTCTGCGTTACCTCGATAACGGTGGCGTCTCCATCCTTCTCGGTGAAAGCCGCGAGGAGTATGTCGCGCGCGCCATGAGCGACGAACGGCGTGCGCATGAGACAGCCGCCCACTTCGAACGTGTCGTTGAACTCGCGCGACGTCATGCCGGACGCGGCGTCATCGTCGCCATCGATCAGGAACTCGGCGGCATTCAGCGTCTGCATCGGCTGGCACCGGCTCTACCGGACTTCGAAACGGCGCGTAGCCTTTCCGCCGACGAAATCACTCAGCAGTCGGCCGCGGTAGCGACAGCTGCCCGGGGGCTGGGTGTCAATCTGTTCCTGGCGCCGATAATCGACGTGGTCACCGGTATCAACCCATGGCTCGAGCGCCGAAACCTTGGCGCCGATGCAACTGAAGTGAGTCGTATCGCATGCGCGTTTGTGCGCGGTGTGCAGGCGGCCGGTGTCGCTGCTTCAGCGAAGCACTTCCCTGGGCATCCTGTGACGGAACTCGATCCGGCATTGCATGAGGCGGTGGTCAAGGCCACGCTTGATGAGCTGCAACCCACGATCGGCGTGTTCAGAGATGTGATCGATGCAGGTGTGAGTGCGGTGATGGCAGGTCCGGCGCTAGTGCCAGCTATCGATGCCGACAAACCCTCCAGTACCTCGCATGACACGCTGTCGTTTCTGCGGGGAGAGCTTGCTTTCCAAGGCCTGATCGTCTCAGACGACATTGACGCACCCGGCATCCTGCGCGGCCGGACAATCGCGGCGACGGCAGTCGCGTCGCTGGTTGCGGGCGCCGACCTGTTGCTTGTCTCCAGTCAATCGGGTCTTGATGTCATCGTCGGGACTATCGTCGAAGCCGTAAAGAGTGGGGCACTTGCACAGGAACGGCTTGCTGAAGCGGCTCACCGGGTGCGCTCGCTGGCGCGAAATCTGGAGACGGGGCGCGCCGTCGGGACGCTTACCTCAAGGAGCACGTAA
- a CDS encoding (2Fe-2S)-binding protein, whose protein sequence is MPQTIVVNGEPHEVASSPDTPLLYVLRNELHLNGPKFGCGLAQCGACTVHLGNAAVRSCVIPVQAVTQPITTVEGLARRDPPHPLISSFVRHQAAQCGYCISGMIMTSSALLDKTPHATRDEIVAALDGNLCRCGTHFRILAAVEDAAKEGAV, encoded by the coding sequence ATGCCTCAGACTATCGTTGTAAATGGAGAGCCACATGAGGTCGCGTCGAGTCCTGACACACCGTTGCTCTACGTTTTGCGCAATGAGTTGCACCTAAACGGACCCAAATTCGGCTGCGGGCTTGCTCAATGTGGGGCTTGTACGGTGCATCTCGGCAATGCGGCAGTACGTTCTTGTGTGATTCCGGTGCAGGCGGTTACTCAACCCATCACGACAGTCGAGGGGCTTGCAAGGCGCGATCCACCGCACCCGTTGATTTCCTCATTCGTGAGACACCAGGCTGCACAATGCGGGTACTGCATAAGCGGCATGATAATGACGTCATCGGCTCTGCTCGATAAGACACCTCATGCAACGAGGGATGAGATCGTTGCGGCGCTGGATGGCAACCTTTGTCGATGCGGGACTCATTTCCGCATTCTCGCCGCTGTGGAAGATGCAGCCAAAGAGGGGGCGGTATGA
- a CDS encoding APC family permease, translated as MSVPSTAYDARAPEVSDEQQVASDDADLATLGYQQKLHRTMGSFTSFALAFSMVSINTGVVTLFSDPFTRVGGVGILLWLVVIPLVFCIVMVYSHLAGRIPLTGYAYQWSSRLAGNHFGWFTGWVAFISFAAGTAATSAAIGSVFAPEIWPNPTQLQIQLLSIGATVVVGVLNVFGIRIATRMNDLGACIELIGTVVLTLALIGGVFFFFPHTQGLGILVDTNPVSKQPIHFVTIALATLLPVSVLLGWEGAADLAEETRDPRKTAPRAMIRAVVVSSVLGIVVFALLGMAIPGSVEQLLAHSENPVIHLVRLQLGRVAGSVMVVVAFASILACLIANMAVATRMTFALSRDKMLPGSGFLSSVNPRFGTPVGAIVLITVIAVVLNLASGGFVTAIYSMVGLTYYLTYFLTLIAAYLAHRRGDMPSAPQGVFDLGRWLVPMIVTGGAWTLVVIVTLTLPDENHDAALTTLAALAMGAIWWLASLRGRLNRGVAGPRQHR; from the coding sequence ATGAGTGTCCCCTCCACAGCCTACGATGCACGCGCCCCGGAAGTGAGCGATGAGCAGCAGGTAGCCTCCGACGATGCGGATCTAGCCACGCTTGGCTATCAGCAGAAGCTGCATCGCACGATGGGATCCTTCACGTCCTTCGCCCTTGCGTTCTCGATGGTTTCGATCAACACAGGGGTGGTCACCCTTTTTTCGGATCCATTCACCCGGGTGGGTGGCGTGGGCATTCTGCTGTGGCTTGTCGTCATCCCGCTGGTGTTCTGCATTGTGATGGTCTATTCGCACCTCGCGGGACGGATTCCACTGACGGGCTATGCCTACCAGTGGTCGAGCCGGCTGGCTGGGAATCACTTCGGCTGGTTCACCGGGTGGGTGGCGTTCATCTCTTTTGCTGCCGGTACGGCTGCGACGTCGGCGGCCATCGGAAGTGTGTTTGCGCCTGAGATATGGCCCAACCCGACACAGTTGCAGATTCAGTTGTTGAGTATCGGCGCAACGGTTGTCGTCGGTGTCCTGAATGTGTTCGGCATCAGGATCGCAACACGAATGAACGACCTGGGGGCATGTATCGAGCTCATCGGCACGGTCGTACTGACGCTCGCGTTGATCGGAGGAGTCTTCTTCTTTTTTCCTCACACGCAAGGATTGGGAATTCTGGTCGACACTAATCCTGTCAGCAAGCAGCCAATTCATTTCGTTACGATCGCACTTGCAACGCTTCTGCCGGTTTCCGTGCTTTTGGGATGGGAAGGTGCCGCAGACCTTGCCGAAGAAACCCGGGATCCTCGCAAGACCGCGCCTCGGGCAATGATCAGGGCGGTCGTGGTATCGAGTGTCCTCGGCATCGTCGTGTTCGCTTTGCTGGGAATGGCAATTCCGGGGTCGGTAGAGCAGCTTCTGGCTCATTCGGAGAACCCGGTCATTCATCTCGTCCGGTTGCAACTCGGGCGCGTCGCGGGCAGTGTGATGGTTGTCGTAGCGTTCGCGTCGATTCTCGCCTGTCTGATTGCGAACATGGCGGTGGCGACGCGTATGACGTTTGCGTTGTCACGGGACAAGATGCTACCTGGCTCGGGGTTTCTGTCGTCCGTCAATCCGAGGTTCGGTACGCCCGTAGGCGCAATTGTCCTGATCACGGTCATTGCGGTAGTGCTGAATCTCGCGAGCGGTGGATTCGTCACGGCGATTTACTCGATGGTGGGTTTGACGTACTACCTGACTTACTTTCTGACCTTGATCGCCGCTTATCTGGCACATCGCCGCGGCGATATGCCGAGCGCGCCGCAAGGGGTGTTCGATCTTGGCCGCTGGCTTGTGCCCATGATCGTGACCGGTGGGGCATGGACCCTGGTCGTCATCGTCACGCTGACGTTACCCGATGAGAATCATGACGCGGCCCTCACCACACTTGCGGCACTCGCAATGGGCGCCATCTGGTGGCTGGCTTCGCTGAGGGGCAGGTTGAACCGTGGTGTTGCAGGGCCCCGGCAACACCGATGA
- a CDS encoding MFS transporter has product MPLHTTHNIRQFMPSDLTLHKSSFGSRQAATRAIFLVAGYGRASWAPLVPFVKARVGLDDGQLGLLLLCLGAGSMVAMPFAGGLTSRFGCRTVITIATVLLCATLPALAFVHDVLSAIFALTFFGMAAGVVDVAMNIQAIEVERNCGRSIMSGFHAFYSIGGIVGAAGGSLLLTVGLSHGGSTAFAAALMVVALFYAYPALIAEPQAGQASVFAIPHGIVLILSVFTFIVFLTESAVLDWSGVFLTSERGMSHAYAGYGYAAFAVLMTMGRLTGDRVVNRLGKTRVVVAGSLCAATGFLVVSFTTSWVVDLFGYALVGAGCSNIAPVLFSSVGKQKIMPTSTAVAAMTTIGYCGVFVGPVLIGALAHYTSLASALLGLVVLLTIIAASARAVLRDA; this is encoded by the coding sequence ATGCCGCTACACACAACTCACAACATCCGTCAGTTCATGCCGTCTGATCTAACGTTACACAAATCATCCTTTGGTAGTCGCCAGGCTGCGACGCGCGCTATCTTTCTTGTGGCCGGTTATGGGAGAGCCTCCTGGGCGCCGCTCGTTCCATTCGTTAAGGCCAGAGTTGGACTTGACGATGGCCAGCTCGGACTTCTGCTGCTTTGCCTGGGTGCCGGCTCGATGGTGGCGATGCCGTTCGCGGGAGGATTGACCTCCAGGTTCGGTTGCAGGACGGTGATAACGATAGCCACCGTGCTCCTTTGCGCTACGCTTCCTGCTCTCGCGTTCGTGCATGACGTGCTATCTGCAATTTTCGCTCTGACGTTCTTCGGTATGGCTGCGGGAGTGGTTGACGTGGCGATGAATATCCAGGCGATCGAAGTCGAGCGAAATTGCGGACGTTCAATCATGTCGGGTTTTCACGCGTTTTATAGTATCGGCGGTATCGTCGGCGCTGCGGGGGGCAGCCTGCTCCTCACCGTGGGTTTATCGCACGGAGGATCGACAGCTTTCGCGGCCGCGCTTATGGTGGTTGCCCTGTTCTACGCGTACCCCGCCTTGATTGCAGAGCCGCAAGCCGGCCAGGCAAGCGTCTTTGCTATCCCTCACGGAATCGTGCTGATTCTGAGCGTCTTCACTTTCATCGTTTTTCTGACCGAGAGCGCGGTGCTCGACTGGAGCGGTGTGTTCCTCACGTCAGAAAGAGGGATGTCTCATGCTTATGCGGGGTATGGGTACGCCGCATTTGCGGTACTGATGACCATGGGGCGTCTTACCGGTGATCGCGTCGTCAATCGCCTTGGAAAAACGCGTGTCGTCGTTGCCGGCAGCTTATGTGCGGCTACGGGGTTCCTCGTTGTCTCGTTCACGACGTCCTGGGTCGTGGATCTATTCGGCTACGCACTTGTGGGAGCCGGTTGCTCCAACATCGCGCCGGTTCTTTTTTCATCGGTCGGAAAGCAGAAGATCATGCCAACAAGTACCGCCGTCGCTGCGATGACGACGATCGGGTACTGCGGAGTCTTTGTGGGTCCCGTGCTAATAGGAGCCCTTGCACACTACACTTCACTTGCCTCTGCACTTCTCGGGCTGGTTGTCCTGCTGACCATCATCGCCGCAAGTGCACGAGCAGTGCTTCGAGATGCGTAG
- a CDS encoding glycoside hydrolase family 3 N-terminal domain-containing protein, whose translation MTSEVSRLAHAVLFPVLETLDIDDRIARFLDNGGRSLLFGETGEEYVTGRMSEQRLKRETLDAWQDAIRTVTTRAGQLILAADADIAAVHRLQGVCAPLPSREAAQRMSGSELEQIVFEAACGVVDAGINLVLSPTADVLTGSNLWLEGRTLADDPETASRMVRSYVRGARRAGLKTTLKHFPGHPVLEGHPGTPEATVPSSLDELRAQWGAFRVGIEEGVSAVMMGPARFEAIQPVTAGSLSAALIALLREELEFGGLVMTCDIDHKATIGNRSLGDTTVDALVAGADLVLLSPKAVPHIDEIAVSIEKAVQNGKLDATRLDAAAAAVHRLADYHAV comes from the coding sequence GTGACCAGCGAAGTATCTCGCCTCGCGCATGCCGTGCTGTTTCCGGTGCTTGAAACGCTGGACATTGACGACCGTATCGCTCGCTTCCTGGACAATGGTGGCAGGAGCCTCCTGTTCGGGGAGACGGGGGAGGAATATGTCACGGGCCGAATGAGCGAACAGAGGCTCAAGCGGGAAACGCTCGATGCCTGGCAGGATGCGATCAGAACGGTGACGACGCGTGCAGGCCAACTGATATTGGCAGCCGACGCCGATATCGCTGCCGTCCATCGGTTGCAGGGGGTATGCGCACCACTGCCATCGCGTGAAGCCGCGCAGCGGATGTCCGGGTCCGAGCTGGAACAGATCGTTTTTGAGGCCGCATGCGGAGTGGTCGACGCCGGCATCAATCTCGTCCTGTCTCCAACCGCTGACGTTTTGACAGGAAGCAACCTGTGGCTTGAGGGCCGTACGCTGGCCGACGATCCCGAGACCGCATCGCGAATGGTGCGTTCATATGTTCGCGGCGCTCGTCGTGCAGGCTTGAAGACGACTCTGAAGCATTTCCCCGGGCATCCCGTACTGGAAGGCCATCCGGGCACACCGGAAGCAACGGTACCTTCCTCGCTGGATGAACTGCGGGCTCAATGGGGTGCGTTCCGGGTTGGAATCGAAGAGGGCGTGAGCGCAGTGATGATGGGGCCGGCGCGCTTTGAGGCAATCCAGCCTGTGACAGCGGGGTCATTGTCGGCTGCATTGATCGCGCTCTTGCGGGAGGAACTGGAGTTTGGTGGGCTGGTTATGACCTGTGACATCGACCACAAGGCGACTATCGGGAACCGGTCCCTCGGCGATACCACGGTCGATGCACTTGTAGCTGGCGCAGATCTAGTCTTGTTGTCACCCAAGGCCGTGCCGCACATCGATGAAATCGCGGTATCCATCGAGAAGGCCGTGCAGAACGGCAAGCTTGATGCGACACGTCTTGATGCGGCCGCCGCGGCTGTTCACAGGCTGGCTGATTACCACGCCGTTTGA